Within Amycolatopsis sp. FDAARGOS 1241, the genomic segment AAGGGGGCACGAACGGGCATGCGTCCAGCCTACGACGTCACTTCCCCGCGACGCCCGCGAGGAACCGGTGAGCGGCTTCCACGGCCGGTTTCGACGAGCCCGCGTCGGTGAGCAGCACCGCGAGCGCCAGGTCGCCCTGGTAGCCGACGAACCAGCCGTGGGAGTGCGTGCCGTCGCCGAACTGGGCCGTGCCCGTCTTGCCGCGCACGTCGGGCAGGTCGCGCAGGGCGGTGGCCGTGCCGTTGGTCACGACGTCGCGCATCATCGAGCGCACGGCGTCGAGCACCTCCGGCCGCGCAGGCGGGCCGAGGCCGGTGACCTTGGCCGTCGTCCCCTTCACGACCGTCGGCACCGGCACCTTCCCCGACTGCACGGCCGCGGCGGCGAGCGCCATCCCGAACGGGCTCGTGACCACGGTGCCCTGCCCGAACCCGTTCTCCGCGCGCTGCACCTCCGTATCGGCCTTCGGCACGGAGCCCGTCACGGTCGTGAGGCCCGGGATCACGAAGTCGGCGCCGACGCCGAGGGAGCGCGCGGCGTCCGTGAGCGCGGTCGGCGGCAGGCCGGCCGACAATTGGGCGAAGGTGGTGTTGCACGACTGGGCGAACGCCTTCGCCAGCGGCACCGTGGCCAGGTCGAAGCGGCCTTCGTTGGGGATCACACGGCCGGAGAACGTCACGGTGCCCGGGCACGCGACGGGCGAATCGGCCTTCACGCGCCCGGCCGACAGCGCGGCCGTGGCGGTGACGATCTTGAACGTCGAGCCCGGCGGGAAGCGGCCGGTGAGCGCGAGCGGTCCCTGCGCGTCGGCGGGCGGGTTCTGCGCGACGGCCAGCAGCTGGCCCGTCGAGGCCTGCAGCGCCACGATCGCCGCCGGTGCCGGCACCGGGGCCAGCGCCTGCTCGGCGGCCTGCTGGACGTGGCCGGACAGCGTGCTCGTCAGCGCCGGCGGCTCCTTCGGTGGCACGGCGAAGAGCTCGGCGGCCTCGCTGCCGGTCACGTCGAGCGACACGATCCGCCAGCCCGCGCCGTCCGCGGCCTGCTGCTCGACCATGGTCCGCAGCGCGGGCAGCACCTGGCGGCCCGTGTCGCGGTCGTCGGCCAGCAGGTGTTCCTGGCTGGTGAAGCGGACGCCGGGCAGGTCGTGGATGACGGGCTTGACCTGCTCGTAGTCGGTGTCGCGCAAGGACAGCACGGGGTAGGCGGAGCCGGGTTTGGTGGCCTTGATGCCGTCGAGCACGGAGCGGGCGGTCACCGTCGGGTCGAAGCGGTGCAACGCCGAGCCGAGCTGGTTCGCGACGGCCGCGGTGTCGCCCGTTTTGGCGGGGTCGACGACAACGCCGATCACCGTCTGCGGGCGCAGCAGCGGGAATCCGTCCCGGTCGAGGACGGGTGGCGGCTGGGCGGGGTCGGCGACGAGCGCGAGGCTCTGCTGCTCCGTGAGCTGCGGGTGCACGACGGTGGGTTGCCAGTGCACCTGCCAGCCGTCCTCGGCCGAGCGCAGCTGGGCATCGGCGGTGTAGGTCCAGGTGCGGCCCTTGGGAAGGTGCCACGTCAGGCGGTAGCGGCCGGTGGCGGTGTCCCCGGACTGCTTCACGGACTCGTCGGCGGCTTCGACGGAATCGGGCTTGAGGGCCGAGCGGATCTGCGTGAGCGTGGCCTTGGCGGCGTCGGGCGAGTCGGTCTTCGCGGCGGCCGCGGCGACGTCACCCGAGCCGAGGGCGGTGAGGAAGGCGGCGAGCGTGTCCTCTGGCCCGTCCGCGGAGCACGCGGCGAGCGGGAGAACGGTCAGCAGGGCGGCGGCGAGCGCGGCACCACGACGTCGGGCCATGCTCCGGATCGAACCAGCCCGCGGCGCGCATCAACAGGTGCAACGCCGATCCCGGAAGAGCGACCCCGATTCAGAACAGGACGGTCGCGTACTGCCCGACCTGCTGGAACCCGACCCGGCGGTACGCGGCGAGCGCGGGGGTGTTGAAAGCGTTCACATACAGGCTCGCGGTGCGGCCGAGGCCGTGCACGAGCCGGTTCACGACCGCCGCGGTGCCCGACGTGCCGAGGCCGCTGCCGCGCCGTTCGGGATGCACCCACACGCCCTGGATCTGGCCGACGCCCGACGACATGGCGCCGATCTCGGCCTTGAACACGACCTCGCCGTCCTCGAAGCGGGCGAACGCGCGGCCGGTGGCGATCAGCTCGCTCACGCGGGCTCGGTAACTGGCACCGCCGTCCCCCGCGCGCGGGTCGACGCCCACTTCCTCGATGAACATCGCGACGGCCGCGGGCAGGTAGCGCTCGAGCTCGTCCGGGCGCACCGCGCGCACATACGGGTCGGCTTTCACGTGCGGGCTGCCATCGAGCGCCATCAGCGGCTGATCACCGCGCACCTCGCGCGCCGGCCCCCACTCGCCGGACAGCTCGTCCCACAACCCCAGCACCTGCTCCGCCGGCCCGACGAGCGACGAGCACGTGCGCTGCCGGCGCAGGGCCCGGTCGGCGAACGAGCGCAACGCCGAGGCG encodes:
- a CDS encoding penicillin-binding transpeptidase domain-containing protein, coding for MARRRGAALAAALLTVLPLAACSADGPEDTLAAFLTALGSGDVAAAAAKTDSPDAAKATLTQIRSALKPDSVEAADESVKQSGDTATGRYRLTWHLPKGRTWTYTADAQLRSAEDGWQVHWQPTVVHPQLTEQQSLALVADPAQPPPVLDRDGFPLLRPQTVIGVVVDPAKTGDTAAVANQLGSALHRFDPTVTARSVLDGIKATKPGSAYPVLSLRDTDYEQVKPVIHDLPGVRFTSQEHLLADDRDTGRQVLPALRTMVEQQAADGAGWRIVSLDVTGSEAAELFAVPPKEPPALTSTLSGHVQQAAEQALAPVPAPAAIVALQASTGQLLAVAQNPPADAQGPLALTGRFPPGSTFKIVTATAALSAGRVKADSPVACPGTVTFSGRVIPNEGRFDLATVPLAKAFAQSCNTTFAQLSAGLPPTALTDAARSLGVGADFVIPGLTTVTGSVPKADTEVQRAENGFGQGTVVTSPFGMALAAAAVQSGKVPVPTVVKGTTAKVTGLGPPARPEVLDAVRSMMRDVVTNGTATALRDLPDVRGKTGTAQFGDGTHSHGWFVGYQGDLALAVLLTDAGSSKPAVEAAHRFLAGVAGK
- a CDS encoding GNAT family N-acetyltransferase; translation: MLRLAGARLLDDRDYPAVRAALAADPVSSCMVSARVEAAGLDPWRLGGELWAAEGRPGRSGRYQGLCFAGPNLIPLRGNASALRSFADRALRRQRTCSSLVGPAEQVLGLWDELSGEWGPAREVRGDQPLMALDGSPHVKADPYVRAVRPDELERYLPAAVAMFIEEVGVDPRAGDGGASYRARVSELIATGRAFARFEDGEVVFKAEIGAMSSGVGQIQGVWVHPERRGSGLGTSGTAAVVNRLVHGLGRTASLYVNAFNTPALAAYRRVGFQQVGQYATVLF